ATGTCAATGACTAAAATTATTATGGGCTGCTTCTGTGgacaaaatcttaaaaatacacTGTTGATTGTAAATCTTTACGTATAGAACTATAAATTGTTTATAACTGACCTTCACAATTGACAAACACCTATTGTGGAAgtcaattaattcatttttaaaaagacctAATTCATTTTTCGAGTAGAAATCATTACACTAGTTTTCCTTACAGTGTGTCATAATAtagaatatattataatttataataattcgCCATTAATAAATATACGTTAATCCGTTCATTGCAGGTCATATAATGTCGAACGATTCACACTTCCGGTACAGTAGCTTTAATGTTCGCTATTAATATCTATAAGCAACACAGTAATCACGGGTACAATGCTGTTACCTTTCGTTTTAGCCAAAACTTCCACTGCTTCATGAATGTAGCCTGTCTGCAGTCTTCCTGCAGTCCGTGCGCGCTGCCGGTGTTACAACATCACTTCGAGGAAGCACAACGATGGGCGGGGCTTCCATTCAAAACATTGAAGCCACATTGAGCTTGCAACCAATCGAGAGCGCTGCACTCAGGACATGTAGCCAATCATTTGCTTTGTGTTCATTTTAGCGCCCGCCCATTTAGGCTTTACATAAACTCTGCGCAATTTCCGGCACCTGAACAGTGAGGACGTCAcaatttaaaattctacatataTCCTATCAGAATTTATCCTGtgcatgtatgcatatatatatatatatatggataaaagcgtctgctaaatgacaatgtaaaaatttattatataaGTGTGTACTACTCCTTTCTtaagaaaaaacacacaagacaAGGGAAACTGTTTTCATGTCCCatctttaataaacatccattaCAGCAGTTATTAAAATATACCTCTCTCTACAGCTAAAAAACAAACCCAGGCATAGGTCCGTTTATTTTTTACAGGCACTAATTCTTGAGCTCTGTAAAGAGCAtgtaaaccatttaaaaacactgaACATCAAATCTGTACTGCGATATATTGCAGAAGTGCTGGAAGCTTGAGATGGAAGGCTCAAGATGATTCATTTTAAGTGTGGATTCTAATGCATAGTCATTCAAACACAAGGCTTGTTTTCAGGCACCTTGGCTCAGCAGCAAGAGCAAAAACAAATGTACACATACAAACCAGCAATTAAATAAGCAGCTctaaaacagctttaaaatggAGGTCCATGATCTCTATACATTCTTACACTGTTCAGCTTTAATGCATCTGCTAAAAGGCAGGGttgaaataaaagcatttttctACACTTCAGTCAAAAGTTCAGTGGCAAATTTGAATGTGACTGAGAGAACCTGAGAGGACCCGCCTCCTAAAGGAACACGGGCTGATCTAGGCCAGTTAGGAGACGGTACGTCGATGTCGGCATAGTCTTCAGATGAATCTGTTACAAACCAGAGAAAAAAGATTATGACTACTAAAGTTGACATGATAGGTGCCActatctattttctaaatgcatgttacaGCTCTTATTGAGAACAATTCGTCCATGTAATTGCAGTGTCGTAACTGGATCTTTTGGGTGTAAATGACAAGACTCTTCTCTGGTGATGTATGGTGACTTCTCTAACCATGTAATCAGCTTGAACCCACCCCTGCAAGCTCACGTTCATCTGTCTCCGTTTTTCAGTGCAATGCTCATATCTCAATCAGCAACCGATGCACAGAACCAAGTCACTGtcctacatttttttatttttagatttagacAACATGGAAAAGAAGGTCTGTAGTTACttgttgttaaagggatagttcaccctaaaaaaattattcaccctcatgtcgttccaaaccttcttcggaacacaaattaagatatttttgatgaaatccgagagctttctgaccgtCTATTGACAGCACcacaactaccacgttcaaggcccagaaaggtagtaaagacatcaataaaatagtccatgtaacatcaatggttcaaccttaattttaggaagctatgagaatactttttgtgtgcaaaggaCACAAAAGTAATgcctttattcaacaattcttctcttccatgttAGTCTTTGAAGCGCATTCAGGAGAGTGCATGCATGTGATGCCGGTGTCCTGACATTTTATCCTACCCGTCAGATTGTCCTACCAGggcttactgcgcatgcgcacatcaatattGTGTCTTATTTATCACACTGAACaataaattactgtatttacatTACTGTAAGCGTAGGTAAGGGTAGGTAACTTCTGcatcagcagcaccacacgcaTACGGTGTGGTAGTCTTGTGAACATGCatcgaagactgacacggaagagaagaaatcgtTGAatagtcgttatttttgttttctttgcagacaaaaagtattcttgtagcttcgtaaaattatggttgaaccactgatggcacatggactattttaacgatgtctttattacctttctgggccttgaacgtgttagttgtgttgctgtctatggagggttagaaagctctcggatttcatcgaaaatatcttaatttgtgttccgaagatgaacaaaggtcttacaggtttggaatgacatgaggatgagtaattaatgacagaattttatttttgggtgaactttcccaTAATGTACTATGTACTACGTAGACTTCAATAAccagaaaaaagaaatactaTGATAGTTTTCACCAGTAAAGATCTTGATTCAAGTTAGTTTTGCTTCATGAAGTatgaacagaaaataaaaaacaagatcCAAACCACATCCATATTTGGTTTGGaatctaattaatattttttttggaaagtgtAAAAGTCTGAATGATCAGATTTAATTTCAagtagtttttaaataattcttaaCGTAGTATAAAGTGGGCAATATGTTTAAAGCGAAATACACTTCTCTTACCTCTCCTACAGCATTGGACAGGATCTGGATGATCTTCTCATGAGGTGTAGCTACGACACTCTGTCCATTGATCTCAATAATACGATGACCGACTCGAATGCCGCCCCGCTCAGCTATTCCACCCCGCATTAAACTGCAAATCTATTTCAGAAATCACATTGTGACACTCAGTACAGTTTTACAAACATAGTGTCAGAAAATAGTAGTAAACAGCTGCTTACAATCCCATCTTCCACGCTGAAGCCCAGCTGATACTTGGGGTCTGGACGCTTAATGATCGCACTGGTGACAGGTGGACAGTGAACGATGCTGAGCTTTACTATAGACAGGTTCTTTAAATCCTGGAGAATATGATAAATCAATATTTTGGCACGAGGACTTAGgaactttaattttcatttctggttGGTCTTACTCGTATGATACTTTGGCAGGTGGCGATGGGGAGGCCCACCAGACTGGTGCCATTAACAGACATGATGCGATCGCCAATGCTCAGCTCTCCAGATCGTTCTGCAGGGCCGCCGTGCAGCAGGTTGGCTACTACCACAGTCGGCAAGATGGAGCCCCAGCCAGACTCCACTATCGCGACGCCTAATATCTCTCCGGGCTTTTTTGATATGCAcacctgaaaataaaaagagGTGAATGGGGTTCTTCATGCTATCTAGCTATAGTATTGAAAACAACCACTTTCAGCACAGATCCACACAGAGGAAAAGACATCCTTACCTCTCTGATGTTTTCAGAGCGAGAAAAGTGAACCAAGTCTCCGTTATACAGTTCTTGAGTGCCGAGGTAATCGCTGTACTCGCCTGGCCTCAGATCGCTAGCTTTTATTCCGTTAGCGTACAGAAACTGCTGATATGCAACACCAAAAGCCTGACCGATGGCCTGTGCGATGATCTGAGCCTAAAGAAGACATAAATAAGAGTAAGAAACTATGAAATGTAGATCAAATAATACATCAAAacagggctgtgcaattaatcgaattTCAGTTCGGCCTCCAACGATTATGAAATAACAGTAATCGAGATAAAACTATTTTTGCGCCCCATTCCGCCCCCTTTCCAGCAGTGCTCTTTCGCGCCTCCATAAAAGCCCAATTTCAcgtgcaaatcagtaaaatcataTAATGAGACTTTTGCAAAATGGGACGTGCTTGATTTATTGAAGTATATTAGATTTATTCATGTTAATAAAAGCGTGAAAGAGAACTTGCGCTGTTCCTCGGGAGGATACTGTGTATGCGTTCGCAATCGGAACAGGACACGGACATGTCAACTTTTAGCATCTAAACGGTCAAATACAcgcaaaaatgtgtaaaaatgtgGCGCTTGGTGATTATTCACGTAAACCCTCGCCggttatgtaataaatgaacgtaaagagttgagaatgaaaatactTATGTAACTCTTAAAGTTACTCTGCGGGTTAATATTCCTGCTGCCGAATGTGCgctaaatattaatcaaacaacaaaagacaacaaAAACACTCATTGCTTTTGACTGAaggacttttgtagctttaataagaaataaaggaattttaattcttacagtgaagactatgctgttttattttacattagattattcaatttctgtagtaGCCTGTTAACTGAATACTTTAGACttgcattaaaacaaataaataaataacttaaagcACTCACATCCTCTGAAGAAAACACGTGGCAGATCATCCAGCACTTCTTCGGTGGTGCTGCAGAGCTATCCGTCGAGTCTGCTGATTTGCGATTGACTGGCTTCCTGCGGGCCATCAAAACTACAATTTTCCCAATGTCTGCGATGTATGAAATCATTTGCAGAGCATGGTCCATCATGGCCTCCTGGAAACATGAGAGAAATCAGCCACACATCAGAGAAGACAGCACTCACAGAACACAAGAAGGACTGTCAGGTTTGTAATCTGTCTAACCTGTGTGTCAGCACTCAGTACTTTGATTCTCTGTGTAGAAATGAACAGATCAACCTCTGTCATAGGCTGAGACTCTCCTTCAGGTGCCTAGACAGACATACAAATATATCAAATGGTGTATTTGCCATGTTAAAGCTGTCAAACTAAATTTGTAGAAATTCGAAAGAAAATAGGAGTAATGGTTTCTCGTGTAAAACTCGAGTGTGTGGGctgtttttaaaactttttaattggTTGAAAATTAAAAACCATCATTTCAAGTCGTTCCAAACTCTTAAGACTCTTCGAAACCTAAAAGGATTCTGTCAATCTTTTAAAGTCTAGGTAACCAAAACTTTAAAGATCCAAAATGTCATAAAGGCACTGTTAAATGAATCTGAAGTCTCTTGAAGAGAAATAAACGCTGTATATGattaacagatttaatttaggcctttattcacattaaaacacatacagagtGACTCAAACATGGGAGCTTGTGTATGCGTTTTTAGATGAAGGCCTGTTTGGGAAGATGTTTTTTAATATGCAGCCCTGcaaataaaggctttttaaacatgaaaatctATGCGAGTGCCTGGTTGTGGAAtttcatctctttttttttcgtGATAAGATCAACCTAAAATCATTTGCGCTTTACTGTCCTTCTGGAGCAGGAGCACccatagttgttttttttttgttttgttttttggagtaCAAGATTGGACAACACTTTCTTCTGTTTCATACGGATTCATGTTACAACACCTTTATAACCTTTTCGGAAATTTTAAGCGAGTAATTTTGGTTACCAGGACTTTCAGTGGAGAGAaagaaatctctcaggtttcataaAAAACATGTTAATTTTGTGTTTGGAAGCTTAACCAAAGATTTATGGGTTTGGaccaacatgagggtgagtaaatgatggcataattttcacttttgggagaactatcccttttaagaCTTAAAATATGTGtgcaaaaataatcataattaatatttatatttaaaaataattttcaaaattttacatttaaaattatacatttaaaattattcaattattaattttaaatttataacaGTGGCTCAATTGGGCCTGCATATATAATCCTTATTGTTGATTCCTGTCATTACACTTgacaaaaatgtgttaaattggtgttttagaaataaataatattcttcCACCTTGATGCGATCCACAGCTTCCTGTGCCTGAGCCATCCGAGCATTGGTGGAGGGATTTTTCTCAGACTGTAATTGTGTAGATCCAAGATATTTAGCTCCAAAGATCACCCCATCCAggaggtcttcaggatcacatGGTCCAGGCACTAAGaacaacaaaaatgtacattatcTGTATCAAAAGAGCTATGAAAGCACAACTTGTAAATACTTCTACACTGAGCTTCATACCATTCTTATAAGGCGGCTGTGTCTCAGCTtcctgttaaaaaacaaaagaaaatgaatgataTCACATAAACAACTTAACCCGTTGGTTCAATTGCTGTGTTTCATTCAACTCAGAAAGTCAGAATACCCTACTTTCTCTTCGTAAAAGCACATAGAATGCAACCTGAAGCTCATTTTCCTTTTCATGAGACATGGGTGTACAACATCAAAATCTGTTTACAAATGCAGAATTTCGTGGAAACCTTTCacggaataaaaaataaataaataaaataaaataaaaaagataattggaccttttaatctcacaattctgactttatttcaaCACAAAGTTTAATACTTAATATCGTTAAATATTGACAAtcgaattgcaagaaaaaatatcagaattgtgagacgtaaattgtgagatacaaacttGAAATTGGAGAAATGAAAATAGAATTTTGTGCAAGTAGTACACAATTCTGAGAACCTATTTATGTGAGTTACAGATTGTGAGATGTCAATTTTAAAAAGTGAGATCTAAAAGAAAGAACTGCGAGAAATATAGTCACAAATccctattattatattatagaaaGATGTTAAGCAGTAATTTCCCACATTTGCCTTTCAATGGAACTACAATCAAAAAGGGCTAAAATCTCACCAGATTATTGTTTGGAGAGCTGGCCTGATCCGCGCTCAGGCCTTCAGATGCCGTCCACTGATCCTCCTCTGTGATTCCTGAGACCAGCAGCTCGTCCTGCAGGTGTCTGTGCCAAGCATCCTCACTGTGAGAGATGGAGATCATCTCATCTGCATCACTGCTCTGCCTTCTGAGCCCTGACTGATGTCCGGGGGTCACCAGGGGTGTGTGAACAAACAGTGGGGCAGTTCTGGGTTCTTCAGGCTCTGGCTCCTCTAGCAGCTGTAGCAGATCTTTCTGATACTCATGTGAAAAGAGCAAAGCTTCAGGGATGTTTCTGTCTGCACATGCTGCCTGGACACTGAACTCAAGCTCTTGGAAGGAGGAAGCAGCGGCCTCCGCTGGAGTACATGAATTATGTGGAGCGCCGTGATTGGCTAATTCATCAGGTGTGCAGTGGGCGGGATTAGTTGGTGATGGATGAAAAAGATGTAGCTGAGTGAGGAGACTTTGAATGTGCGAGTGGTCAATATCATGTTTCGCACTTTTTTCttcaattttctttttcttcatttcTAGATTCCTCAATATTCTATCTCTGTCCTCGACGTAATTCTCTTTTGTTTCTCGCTGCTCATCCTGCTGTTGAAGTTCAGGCTTGTTCTCACACATTTCCTGAGCCAAAAGCTCTTCGGTTTTGTCAGAAGCATCACTGGACTCCTGAGCTCCATAATCACTTACTGCAGACACTGTGTCATCATTCAACTCTGTGTTGAAAGATCCAGAAGCCTCCAAATCTCCCACCGAACAGCTTTCAAGTTCTACAACCGAACCGGCCTCGCTGGAAGAGTCGGACCTCCAGTCCAGTGGTGGGGGTTCGATCAGGTTATAGGAATCTAGATCCTCCAACTCAGGGTTCTGCCAATTTTTACTGTGTGATTTTGAGAATTCAGGAGGGTTAGTTGAGTAATTAGAACCATTAGGATTCCAATTTGCATCCTGGGATGAAGCTTCTGTTTGAGAGTTAGAAGCAAGTTGGGAACTCTGTTCCGACTCCAAACTTCCATTGTAGAGAAAATCATCTGCCATTACTGCTGGTAATTCTTTGCCTCATCCAGTAACTTCTCAGCTTCCCTTAAGCAAGACTCTTAATAACCATTCATCTTCAAGAAGAGCCTTGATCAATGTAAAATGACCTAAATAACAAATTATCAAAGTGTAAGATTAAAGCAaagtagagctgtgtgtcatcagtatagcaatggtaggagaaaccatgtgcctgtatgatgggtcCCAGTGGTGTAGTGTATATGGAAatgaggaggggtccaagaactgatccctgaggaaccccagtgaccagttgatgtgcttTTCTAGTGACTATACGTACTGTACCAGTAAAATATTTCATCATACCTACTCAAtctttactattattattattttccccattttataattatagtcAAGTCATAAAAAGCATGACAAAATACACATGGTTAGTATGAGAATAGGATAACTATTAATATCATTGTATATGAATAAGGTATTCATTGCTTAGTTCCCTTCAAAGTATCAAGCAATCACTATACCATGGTACAATCACAGTACTTTTGGTAAGGTAAATTTATAGCGTGGTCTACAAAGATAAGATGCAGATAATGACTATTTGTGTACGTAAGTAGATGGTTCAAAGAGCATGACACTGTTTATATATACAAGAATGCAAATCATGAGAGAACGACAAGTAGAAATCTGATTTTTGTGAACACATGATccaaacacacaaaaagcaAGATCTGTAAATTAACTTTAGTGTTATTTAATACAGCTTACCTTTTATCTAGATCTTCAAGGATAACTAATCATCAGTCAGTATCACGCAAATCCTGGCAGTCACTTAAAATGCTGGAGACTAAAGCCGGTCAAAAGGATCTCGTGTTTCAGTGAGACATTCCTACAAACCAACGAGATTAATGTTGTACAGAACAGAACTTTTATTCGGTTTTCACTGTGTTATTGTGCGACTCCACAGAACTTCAACGTAGTTCAGAACATCTCCACTGCGCATGCGCACCAGGTCAAGACACGACTAATCCATCGTGTCATCAAACGAGGTGAGCAGGAATGTCTATTTAAATCGTTAAAAAATGgctcatataaaaatataaacgcgaaattaaaagctttttcacatttcgaagaatcatagaaaaaaaaaactttattttgcaaTTACGCGTGAAACAGTatgttacattttcacaaatccattcatctatatttacattttttatgcatttagcagacgcttttaccCAAAGcgacttgcattgcattcaagttacatttttcactttttatcagctcttgctttcttGGGAATCGGacccatgctctactatttgagctacaggaaatatatatacaattatattaatttattttttaattattcaccaGTGTGGAATTTGACCAAATTCctaaatacatatttatcaGTTAGCCTGTATAAATTGCACATTATTAAACATCATAATTAATTATTGCATAATACTTATTACAGACATGAA
The Onychostoma macrolepis isolate SWU-2019 chromosome 11, ASM1243209v1, whole genome shotgun sequence genome window above contains:
- the si:ch73-40i7.5 gene encoding amyloid-beta A4 precursor protein-binding family A member 3, whose amino-acid sequence is MADDFLYNGSLESEQSSQLASNSQTEASSQDANWNPNGSNYSTNPPEFSKSHSKNWQNPELEDLDSYNLIEPPPLDWRSDSSSEAGSVVELESCSVGDLEASGSFNTELNDDTVSAVSDYGAQESSDASDKTEELLAQEMCENKPELQQQDEQRETKENYVEDRDRILRNLEMKKKKIEEKSAKHDIDHSHIQSLLTQLHLFHPSPTNPAHCTPDELANHGAPHNSCTPAEAAASSFQELEFSVQAACADRNIPEALLFSHEYQKDLLQLLEEPEPEEPRTAPLFVHTPLVTPGHQSGLRRQSSDADEMISISHSEDAWHRHLQDELLVSGITEEDQWTASEGLSADQASSPNNNLEAETQPPYKNVPGPCDPEDLLDGVIFGAKYLGSTQLQSEKNPSTNARMAQAQEAVDRIKAPEGESQPMTEVDLFISTQRIKVLSADTQEAMMDHALQMISYIADIGKIVVLMARRKPVNRKSADSTDSSAAPPKKCWMICHVFSSEDAQIIAQAIGQAFGVAYQQFLYANGIKASDLRPGEYSDYLGTQELYNGDLVHFSRSENIREVCISKKPGEILGVAIVESGWGSILPTVVVANLLHGGPAERSGELSIGDRIMSVNGTSLVGLPIATCQSIIRDLKNLSIVKLSIVHCPPVTSAIIKRPDPKYQLGFSVEDGIICSLMRGGIAERGGIRVGHRIIEINGQSVVATPHEKIIQILSNAVGEIHLKTMPTSTYRLLTGLDQPVFL